A region from the Alnus glutinosa chromosome 5, dhAlnGlut1.1, whole genome shotgun sequence genome encodes:
- the LOC133869073 gene encoding berberine bridge enzyme-like 21, which yields MVPGSRSGSGFGGSQLELGSRSGSGFGGSQLELGSKMLSGNRINLYVVVGAADGGNLFNLVIIVVSWKYRALCVIEGGLPLWDETGFFLANSNVVVTLDEIGLHQTIRSTNFSNIKPKEFDTEEKITLLEKSFLVSIMLPVLLLLLLQISASWAGSDSVHDTFLQCLSKQTNQQEQISKLVYAQGNPSYTSVLRAYIRNARFNNSSTPKPLVIVTPTSESHVQAAVICAKNIGVQLKIRSGGHDYEGVSYISDVPFIMLDMSNLRTVVVNIQEQTAWVSAGATLGELYYRIWEKSKVHGFPAGICPTVGVGGHLSGGGYGNMLRKHGLSVDHVIDAKIVDANGKILDKNSMGEDLFWAIRGGGGASFGVVIAYKIGLVQVPETVTVFRVEKYLEEKATDIVYKWQHVAPTTDENLFMRMLVQPVSSKVKKGEKTIRITIMAMFLGNANQLISLLNKDFPELGLKKADVLEKDWMGSVLWWGIKDNNTTPNWLLDRHPDTADFTRRKSDYVQTPIPKDGLEWLWKRMIELGKTGLVFNPYGGRMSQIPASATPFPHRAGNLFKVQYSVNWDEAGYELDKNYTTQIRKLHGYMTPFVSKNPRSAYLNYRDLDIGINHFGKNSYAEGQVYGAKYFNGNFDRLVKVKTAVDPGNFFRSQQSIPTLPKKA from the exons ATGGTGCCCGGTTCCAGATCTGGTTCAGGCTTCGGCGGGTCACAGCTAGAGCTTGGTTCCAGATCTGGTTCAGGCTTCGGCGGGTCACAGCTAGAGCTCGGTTCCAAAATGCTGTCAG GCAATCGGATAAACTTATATGTTGTAGTGGGTGCTGCTGATGGAGGCAATCTGTTTAATTTAGTTATTATAGTGGTCAGTTGGAAATACAGAGCACTTTGCGTGATTGAGGGGGGTCTGCCTTTATGGGATGAGACCGGTTTCTTCCTTGCGAATTCGAATGTCGTTGTTACTTTAGATGAAATAGGTCTGCATCAG ACCATACGTAGCACAAACTTCTCAAACATCAAACCAAAAGAGTTTGATACCGAGGAGAAAATCACCCTCCTCGAGAAATCCTTTTTGGTGTCGATCATGCTTCCTgtgcttcttcttctgcttcttcaaATCTCTGCCTCATGGGCAGGGTCAGATTCAGTCCATGATACCTTTCTCCAATGCCTATCAAAGCAAACCAACCAGCAAGAACAAATCTCTAAACTAGTCTATGCTCAAGGCAACCCTTCCTACACATCTGTGCTACGAGCCTACATCAGAAACGCCCGCTTCAACAACTCCTCTACCCCAAAACCCCTTGTCATTGTAACCCCAACAAGTGAATCCCATGTCCAAGCCGCCGTGATTTGCGCCAAGAACATCGGCGTGCAACTCAAAATCCGAAGCGGCGGCCACGACTACGAAGGCGTCTCTTACATCTCCGATGTGCCGTTTATCATGCTAGACATGTCCAATCTCCGAACCGTCGTTGTCAACATTCAAGAACAAACTGCTTGGGTTTCAGCGGGTGCCACGCTCGGAGAACTTTATTATAGAATCTGGGAGAAAAGCAAAGTACATGGCTTTCCGGCTGGGATTTGCCCCACCGTCGGCGTCGGCGGGCACCTCAGTGGTGGAGGGTATGGTAACATGCTGCGTAAACATGGGCTATCAGTGGATCATGTTATCGACGCGAAGATAGTCGATGCTAATGGCAAAATTCTTGACAAGAATTCAATGGGAGAAGATCTTTTTTGGGCCAttagaggaggaggaggagcaaGCTTTGGGGTAGTAATTGCATACAAAATCGGGTTGGTTCAGGTGCCGGAAACAGTAACAGTTTTCCGAGTTGAAAAGTACTTGGAAGAGAAGGCAACCGACATTGTTTATAAGTGGCAGCATGTTGCTCCCACCACAGATGAAAACCTTTTCATGAGGATGCTCGTTCAACCTGTGAGTTCCAAAGTGAAGAAGGGTGAGAAAACTATTAGAATCACAATTATGGCAATGTTTCTTGGAAACGCCAACCAACTAATTTCATTACTGAACAAGGACTTTCCCGAATTGGGTTTGAAGAAGGCAGATGTCTTGGAAAAGGATTGGATGGGATCTGTTCTTTGGTGGGGCATTAAGGACAACAACACGACCCCCAACTGGCTGCTCGACCGCCATCCGGACACGGCGGATTTCACGAGGAGGAAGTCGGATTATGTGCAGACACCAATTCCCAAAGATGGGTTGGAATGGCTGTGGAAGAGGATGATTGAGCTCGGGAAAACAGGATTGGTTTTCAATCCGTATGGTGGAAGAATGAGTCAAATTCCCGCTTCTGCTACGCCATTTCCACACCGTGCTGGAAATCTGTTTAAGGTCCAGTACTCGGTGAATTGGGATGAAGCAGGATACGAGTTAGACAAAAACTACACAACTCAGATAAGGAAGCTTCACGGTTACATGACTCCATTTGTGTCGAAGAACCCAAGAAGTGCATATCTGAACTACAGGGATCTTGATATCGGCATCAATCACTTTGGCAAGAATAGCTACGCAGAAGGACAGGTTTATGGGGCCAAGTACTTCAATGGCAACTTTGATAGGCTGGTGAAGGTGAAGACTGCAGTTGATCCAGGGAATTTCTTCAGGAGTCAGCAGAGCATCCCTACTCTTCCAAAGAAGGCATAG